In a genomic window of Flammeovirga agarivorans:
- the rplU gene encoding 50S ribosomal protein L21, whose product MYAIVEIAGQQFKVEENKYIYTHKLNSEEGAAVEFDKVLLVDNADNVSVGAPTVEGAKVTGKVLGHVKGEKVIVFKKKRRKGYRVKNGHRQHFTKVLIEGISN is encoded by the coding sequence ATGTACGCAATTGTAGAAATAGCAGGTCAGCAATTCAAAGTTGAAGAAAATAAATACATCTACACGCATAAATTAAACTCTGAAGAGGGTGCTGCGGTAGAATTTGATAAAGTTCTTCTAGTTGATAACGCTGACAACGTATCAGTAGGAGCACCAACTGTAGAAGGTGCAAAAGTGACAGGTAAAGTACTTGGTCACGTGAAAGGCGAAAAAGTTATCGTCTTCAAAAAGAAGAGAAGAAAAGGATACAGAGTGAAGAACGGTCATAGACAACACTTCACAAAGGTTCTTATCGAAGGTATCTCTAACTAA
- the rpmA gene encoding 50S ribosomal protein L27 yields the protein MAHKKGAGSSRNGRESESKRLGVKIFGGSAAKAGNILVRQRGTTHHPGQNVGMGKDHTLFALVDGTVEFKKKRLGRSYISVVPTAE from the coding sequence ATGGCACACAAGAAAGGAGCGGGTAGCTCGAGAAACGGTAGAGAGTCGGAAAGTAAACGACTTGGTGTGAAAATTTTCGGTGGATCAGCAGCTAAAGCTGGTAATATCCTTGTTAGACAACGTGGTACTACTCACCACCCAGGTCAAAACGTAGGTATGGGAAAAGATCACACGTTATTTGCCCTAGTTGATGGAACTGTTGAGTTCAAAAAGAAAAGACTAGGTAGATCTTATATTTCAGTAGTTCCAACTGCTGAGTAA